In Gopherus flavomarginatus isolate rGopFla2 chromosome 1, rGopFla2.mat.asm, whole genome shotgun sequence, a single genomic region encodes these proteins:
- the CREBL2 gene encoding cAMP-responsive element-binding protein-like 2 isoform X3 yields the protein MDDSKVVGGKVKKPGKRGRKPAKIDLKAKLERSRQSARECRARKKLRYQYLEELVSSRERAICALREELEMYKQWCMAMDQGKIPSEIKALLTGEEQSKSHQSSTKLAKAGKTETHSNNPFSASLPGTEVRLTGL from the exons GTGGTCGGAGGCAAAGTAAAGAAACCAGGCAAACGAGGTCGTAAACCAGCCAAAATAGATTTGAAAGCAAAACTTGAGAGAAGTCGTCAGAGTGCGAGAGAATGCAGAGCGAGAAAGAAGCTGAGATACCAGTATCTGGAagagctggtatcaagcagagagAGAGCAATCTGTGCACTTAGAGAAGAGCTGGAAATG TACAAGCAGTGGTGCATGGCAATGGACCAAGGGAAAATCCCCTCTGAAATAAAAGCCTTGCTAACTGGAGAGGAGCAAAGCAAATCACATCAGAGCTCAACCAAACTTGCCAAGGCTGGGAAGACAGAAACACACAGTAACAATCCCT tttcagccagtttgcccggtactgaagtcaggcttacaggcctgtaa